A single genomic interval of Apteryx mantelli isolate bAptMan1 chromosome 21, bAptMan1.hap1, whole genome shotgun sequence harbors:
- the GFI1B gene encoding zinc finger protein Gfi-1b isoform X1 — MPRSFLVKSKKAHTYHQHRFVEDDLPTLTWDPVTSPFTAIGDKTPEDIKRQDLECLVPKQEKDPSELKEESVPAQYPSRMLPGPSATEMAIPGLQIKDCTNPTSTPTLYKTGFSWDAFHSPYSYQQMSSTMQSALLEHRVSLYGSHLLPSAEPPLDYSMHYSSDMETYHCVKCNKVFSTPHGLEVHVRRSHSGTRPFACEVCGKTFGHAVSLEQHTNIHSQERSFECKMCGKTFKRSSTLSTHLLIHSDTRPYPCQYCGKRFHQKSDMKKHTYIHTGEKPHKCQVCGKAFSQSSNLITHSRKHTGFKPFSCELCAKGFQRKVDLRRHRETQHNLKSRG; from the exons ATGCCACGTTCCTTTTTGGTGAAGAGCAAAAAGGCTCACACCTATCATCAACACCGCTTTGTGGAAGATGACCTGCCTACACTCACATGGGATCCAGTAACCTCTCCCTTCACCG CCATAGGAGACAAGACACCAGAGGACATCAAGAGACAGGACCTAGAATGCCTGGTTCCAAAACAAGAAAAGGACCCTTCTGAACTGAAAGAAGAAAGTGTCCCTGCCCAATATCCGAGCAGGATGCTGCCAGGCCCTTCAGCTACAG AGATGGCCATCCCAGGGCTGCAGATCAAAGACTGCACTAATCCGACAAGCACTCCCACCTTATACAAAACTGGCTTTTCTTGGGATGCCTTCCATTCGCCATACAGCTACCAACAGATGTCCTCCACTATGCAGTCAGCCCTCTTGGAGCACCGTGTTAGCCTGTATGGAAGCCACCTCCTCCCAAGTGCCGAGCCTCCTTTGGATTACAGCATGCATTACTCCTCGGACATGGAGACCTACCACTGCGTGAAGTGCAACAAG GTATTCTCTACTCCCCATGGACTGGAGGTCCATGTCCGAAGGTCTCATAGTGGGACCCGGCCCTTCGCTTGTGAAGTATGTGGCAAAACCTTTGGACACGCTGTaagcctggagcagcacaccaACATTCACTCCCAG GAGAGAAGCTTTGAGTGCAAGATGTGTGGGAAGACATTCAAACGTTCCTCTACCCTATCCACTCATCTTCTGATTCATTCAGACACACGACCCTATCCCTGCCAGTACTGTGGCAAGCGCTTCCACCAGAAGTCAGATATGAAGAAACACACTTACATCCACACTG gagaGAAGCCCCACAAATGCCAGGTATGCGGCAAAGCCTTCAGCCAGAGCTCCAACCTCATCACCCACAGCCGCAAGCACACCGGCTTCAAGCCCTTCAGCTGTGAGCTCTGTGCCAAGGGCTTCCAGCGCAAGGTGGATCTACGGAGGCACCGAGAAACCCAACACAATCTCAA GTCTAGAGGCTGA
- the GFI1B gene encoding zinc finger protein Gfi-1b isoform X2, with protein MPRSFLVKSKKAHTYHQHRFVEDDLPTLTWDPVTSPFTAIGDKTPEDIKRQDLECLVPKQEKDPSELKEESVPAQYPSRMLPGPSATEMAIPGLQIKDCTNPTSTPTLYKTGFSWDAFHSPYSYQQMSSTMQSALLEHRVSLYGSHLLPSAEPPLDYSMHYSSDMETYHCVKCNKVFSTPHGLEVHVRRSHSGTRPFACEVCGKTFGHAVSLEQHTNIHSQERSFECKMCGKTFKRSSTLSTHLLIHSDTRPYPCQYCGKRFHQKSDMKKHTYIHTGEKPHKCQVCGKAFSQSSNLITHSRKHTGFKPFSCELCAKGFQRKVDLRRHRETQHNLK; from the exons ATGCCACGTTCCTTTTTGGTGAAGAGCAAAAAGGCTCACACCTATCATCAACACCGCTTTGTGGAAGATGACCTGCCTACACTCACATGGGATCCAGTAACCTCTCCCTTCACCG CCATAGGAGACAAGACACCAGAGGACATCAAGAGACAGGACCTAGAATGCCTGGTTCCAAAACAAGAAAAGGACCCTTCTGAACTGAAAGAAGAAAGTGTCCCTGCCCAATATCCGAGCAGGATGCTGCCAGGCCCTTCAGCTACAG AGATGGCCATCCCAGGGCTGCAGATCAAAGACTGCACTAATCCGACAAGCACTCCCACCTTATACAAAACTGGCTTTTCTTGGGATGCCTTCCATTCGCCATACAGCTACCAACAGATGTCCTCCACTATGCAGTCAGCCCTCTTGGAGCACCGTGTTAGCCTGTATGGAAGCCACCTCCTCCCAAGTGCCGAGCCTCCTTTGGATTACAGCATGCATTACTCCTCGGACATGGAGACCTACCACTGCGTGAAGTGCAACAAG GTATTCTCTACTCCCCATGGACTGGAGGTCCATGTCCGAAGGTCTCATAGTGGGACCCGGCCCTTCGCTTGTGAAGTATGTGGCAAAACCTTTGGACACGCTGTaagcctggagcagcacaccaACATTCACTCCCAG GAGAGAAGCTTTGAGTGCAAGATGTGTGGGAAGACATTCAAACGTTCCTCTACCCTATCCACTCATCTTCTGATTCATTCAGACACACGACCCTATCCCTGCCAGTACTGTGGCAAGCGCTTCCACCAGAAGTCAGATATGAAGAAACACACTTACATCCACACTG gagaGAAGCCCCACAAATGCCAGGTATGCGGCAAAGCCTTCAGCCAGAGCTCCAACCTCATCACCCACAGCCGCAAGCACACCGGCTTCAAGCCCTTCAGCTGTGAGCTCTGTGCCAAGGGCTTCCAGCGCAAGGTGGATCTACGGAGGCACCGAGAAACCCAACACAATCTCAAGTGA